From the genome of Anopheles moucheti chromosome 3, idAnoMoucSN_F20_07, whole genome shotgun sequence, one region includes:
- the LOC128305816 gene encoding CCR4-NOT transcription complex subunit 10 encodes MADANSAKKPTLSDQERDLEQQAFIEFQKADYHACHQTLQKLLKTQDSNPKVLHNKAVVEFYNSDLRRYDQFRSAMMQLTGLVGEIRAVDVKDRESCAAYVNQAIVLYHFKQPQAALRIMLAVMAHFDRLDDYLLRRAGIFTVHLLLDTNQPKKANRLLGMLQNRLGIQVYAILSDSDEDEPLIDNESRKDISELQFEEFRKEFRLILIRSNLLNGKKNMSIPLEDTSEYSILKGHQYFLGNDYQMAAKELSKQFTNEPVSVNKHGEDQNTILANNMGVIHFSVKHFALAARFFQQALLFDKSATEDTSTEKVEGSPLYCVGATKRPEILYNHGLALLHLQRPKEAFECMLIVLNSNHNNPRLWLRLAECCIMVHRQEKQTQNTNICHGTVGSGVHRKYILSPMPKTAVVDGDQSLAIPATTLEFGSLCLRNAVTLLEFHEPELIRQSESSDKTVGWDKVYEGVPCNPSLPMKLVSFNKLKCAVLAAYSYVLNTLGEYSLALKYAKQMLTMKDLPQSYLLLSHMYAAEALIMMNRPLEAITYLEPKFITELAGDDFGMRASPHWNINSADVARSVMHYNRAVVSFLIGDYEQAKIAMGNCSHPLVMPYLKMLNVYQELLLGNYDKVQLLIRYDTPHLI; translated from the exons ATGGCGGATGCAAATTCAGCGAAAAAACCCACCCTCAGTGACCAGGAGCGCGATCTGGAACAACAGGCATTTATTGAGTTTCAAAA AGCTGATTACCATGCATGTCACCAAACGCTGCAGAAACTGCTTAAAACGCAAGATTCCAACCCGAAGGTGCTGCACAACAAGGCAGTGGTGGAATTTTACAACAGTGATCTGCGTCGGTACGATCAGTTCCGCTCGGCCATGATGCAGCTGACCGGTTTGGTGGGTGAGATTCGCGCGGTAGACGTAAAAGACCGCGAGTCCTGTGCGGCGTACGTGAATCAAGCAATTGTGCTATACCATTTCAAACAACCGCAAGCAGCACTGAGGATAATGCTCGCTGTTATGGCTCACTTTGATCGGTTGGATGATTATTTGCTACGGCGAGCGGGTATCTTTACCGTGCACTTGCTGCTCGATACGAACCAACCCAAGAAGGCTAATCGATTGCTGGGAATGCTGCAGAACCGACTAGGCATACAAGTGTACGCAATTCTCAGCGATTCCGACGAAGATGAACCACTGATAGATAACGAAAGCCGGAAGGATATATCCGAGTTGCAGTTCGAGGAGTTCCGCAAAGAGTTTCGGTTGATATTAATTCGTTCCAATTTACTCAATGGCAAGAAGAACATGTCCATCCCGCTGGAAGACACTTCGGAATACTCCATCCTCAAAGGGCATCAGTATTTCTTGGGCAACGATTATCAAATGGCTGCCAAGGAACTTTCTAAACAGTTCACAAATGAACCGGTCAGTGTGAACAAGCACGGTGAAGATCAGAATACGATTCTGGCGAACAATATGGGCGTAATACACTTCTCGGTCAAACACTTTGCACTGGCAGCACGATTCTTTCAGCAAGCGCTGCTGTTCGACAAATCTGCAACGGAAGATACATCGACGGAAAAGGTTGAAGGTTCCCCACTGTACTGTGTCGGTGCAACGAAGCGACCCGAAATACTGTACAACCATGGGCTTGCCCTGCTACACCTTCAACGTCCCAAGGAAGCTTTCGAGTGTATGCTGATAGTGTTGAACTCGAATCACAACAATCCCCGCCTTTGGTTACGGTTGGCCGAGTGCTGCATAATGGTGCACCGGCAGGAAAAGCAGACACAAAACACGAACATTTGCCACGGGACTGTGGGTAGTGGTGTGCATCGGAAGTATATTCTTAGTCCTATGCCTAAAACTGCCGTAGTTGATGGCGACCAATCGTTAGCCATTCCGGCTACAACGCTCGAGTTTGGTTCGCTGTGCTTACGCAATGCGGTCACCCTGTTGGAGTTTCACGAGCCGGAACTGATCCGTCAATCCGAGAGCAGCGATAAAACGGTTGGCTGGGATAAGGTATACGAAGGCGTACCTTGCAATCCTTCGCTGCCGATGAAGCTGGTCTCGTTCAATAAGCTCAAGTGTGCTGTATTGGCCGCGTACAGCTATGTGCTGAATACTCTCGGCGAGTATAGCTTGGCGCTAAAGTATGCGAAACAAATGTTGACCATGAAAGATTTACCGCAGTCTTACTT ATTACTCTCGCATATGTACGCAGCGGAAGCATTGATCATGATGAACCGACCACTGGAAGCTATAACATACCTGGAACCAAAATTTATAACCGAGCTTGCCGGTGATGATTTTGGGATGCGCGCATCACCACATTGGAACATCAATTCCGCCGATGTTGCTCGTTCGGTAATGCATTACAATCGGGCAGTGGTATCGTTTCTGATTGGTGATTACGAACAGGCCAAAATAGCGATGGGTAACTGCAGTCATCCGTTGGTAATGCCGTACCTCAAAATGCTGAACGTCTACCAGGAGCTGCTGCTAGGAAACTACGACAAAGTGCAATTGCTGATACGTTACGACACACCACATTTGATTTAG
- the LOC128305817 gene encoding glutaminyl-peptide cyclotransferase-like, which yields MPRVHIILLLFAIAFLNSNAQHGNLKNVQSHTPSPLSTSGLQQLAAEQLLVVLPQALENLLVERVVGTAGHENVKNYIVEQMKRLGYTVDLDEFEQTVPILGKVRFGNIIASLNPNAERNLVLACHYDSKHFPGQKFIGATDSAVPCAMLITMAAALEPYLQSAKARTDLNLQFIFFDGEEAIQNWSEKDSLYGARHLAEQMERNNTLKKMDMLVLLDLLGTPEPNFYSYFPETENWYVHLLHVERRLDELGHLENYSTSSVSTTQKSIAYFKPHSISAQIEDDHIPFLRRGVPVLHVIPHPFPDVWHRLEDNGDIVDVPTVRNLIRIFSVFVIEYLHVSL from the exons ATGCCACGAGTACATATcattctgctgctgtttgcgATAGCATTCCTGAATTCCAACGCTCAGCATGGAAACTTAAAGAATGTG CAAAGCCACACTCCATCGCCCCTTTCTACGAGCGGCCTTCAGCAATTGGCAGCTGAACAGCTGTTGGTGGTTTTACCACAGGCCTTGGAAAATCTGCTCGTTGAGCGAGTGGTCGGAACAGCGGGCcatgaaaatgtgaaaaattacATCGTGGAACAGATGAAGCGGCTCGGCTACACGGTAGATCTGGACGAGTTTGAGCAAACCGTCCCGATTCTGGGCAAGGTACGGTTTGGCAACATAATCGCCTCGCTCAACCCGAACGCGGAACGCAATCTGGTGCTGGCTTGCCATTACGACAGTAAACACTTCCCCGGACAAAAGTTCATCGGTGCTACGGATTCGGCCGTGCCGTGTGCAATGCTAATTACAATGGCGGCCGCACTGGAACCGTATCTGCAGTCCGCGAAAGCCAGAACGGACCTTAacttacaatttattttcttcgatGGTGAAGAAGCAATACAAAACTGGTCCGAGAAGGATTCGCTTTACGGCGCGCGGCACCTTGCCGAGCAAATGGAGCGGAACAACACGCTGAAAAAGATGGACATGCTCGTACTGCTCGATCTGCTGGGGACACCGGAGCCCAATTTTTATAGCTATTTCCCCGAAACGGAAAACTGGTACGTGCATCTACTTCATGTCGAGCGCCGGTTGGACGAGCTGGGTCATCTGGAAAACTACAGCACGAGCAGTGTTTCAACGACCCAAAAATCCATCGCTTACTTCAAACCGCATTCCATTTCGGCGCAGATCGAAGACGATCACATTCCATTCCTTAGGCGTGGAGTGCCCGTGCTGCACGTCATCCCGCACCCCTTCCCGGACGTGTGGCACAGGCTGGAAGATAATGGTGACATCGTGGACGTACCGACGGTGCGCAATTTGATCAGAATATTTTCCGTGTTCGTGATAGAGTATCTGCATGTGTCGTTATGA